A section of the Paenibacillus aurantius genome encodes:
- a CDS encoding Gfo/Idh/MocA family protein → MNEQTADQLLNLDYAPKLPQDLSMGIAIVGAGEIVRSCHLPAYRMAGFNVRGIFDLDRDKAQAAAQAFGLPRVYLSMAELCADPEVQIVDIAVPAKHQLGVVREGAAAGKHLLCQKPLAESYGEARMIVEACEAAGIRAASNQQMRWSPGISASRSLVRRGLIGQPVQGSIQVNVLTEWENWEWLTKIETLEVMYHSIHYMDSIRYVMGMTPEYIYADGARLPGQPYIGETRTLIHIKFPGEARGLIHDSHNNRQPQDDWYATFRFEGTEGVVKGTNGALYNYPVGREDTISLYSKAFGEGRTLLTPKLEGRWFPHAFMGPMGELMLAVQENREPENSVRDNLITMQMVFASYRSMAENRPVYLKEFQ, encoded by the coding sequence TTGAACGAGCAAACGGCCGATCAGCTTCTGAATCTGGATTATGCTCCCAAGCTTCCGCAGGACCTGTCGATGGGCATCGCCATCGTCGGAGCGGGGGAGATCGTTCGCAGCTGTCATCTTCCCGCCTATCGAATGGCGGGCTTCAATGTTAGAGGCATCTTCGATTTGGACAGGGATAAAGCCCAGGCAGCCGCGCAGGCATTCGGCCTTCCGAGAGTATATCTTTCGATGGCGGAGTTATGCGCGGATCCGGAGGTGCAGATTGTCGACATCGCCGTTCCGGCGAAGCACCAGCTTGGTGTCGTACGCGAAGGTGCGGCGGCCGGCAAGCACCTGCTGTGCCAGAAGCCGCTCGCCGAAAGCTACGGGGAGGCGCGGATGATTGTGGAGGCTTGTGAGGCGGCCGGCATAAGAGCGGCTTCGAACCAGCAAATGCGGTGGTCTCCCGGCATCAGCGCAAGCCGCAGCCTCGTGCGCCGGGGCTTGATCGGACAGCCGGTGCAGGGCTCCATTCAGGTGAACGTGCTCACCGAATGGGAGAACTGGGAATGGCTTACGAAGATCGAGACACTCGAAGTGATGTATCACAGCATCCATTATATGGACTCGATCCGGTATGTCATGGGAATGACGCCCGAGTACATTTATGCGGACGGAGCACGCCTGCCGGGCCAGCCGTACATAGGGGAAACGCGCACGCTTATTCACATCAAGTTTCCGGGAGAAGCCCGGGGGCTGATCCATGACAGTCATAACAACCGCCAGCCGCAGGACGATTGGTACGCCACTTTCCGTTTCGAAGGGACCGAAGGGGTGGTCAAGGGGACGAACGGGGCCCTCTACAACTATCCGGTCGGCCGGGAGGATACGATCAGCCTGTACTCCAAAGCTTTTGGGGAAGGGAGGACACTGCTTACCCCCAAGCTGGAAGGGCGCTGGTTCCCCCATGCGTTCATGGGACCGATGGGCGAGCTCATGCTAGCGGTGCAAGAGAACCGGGAACCGGAAAACAGCGTGCGGGATAACCTGATTACCATGCAGATGGTGTTTGCCTCCTATCGCTCGATGGCTGAGAATCGTCCGGTTTATCTGAAGGAATTCCAATAA
- a CDS encoding SDR family oxidoreductase: protein MNIVITGANRGLGLALVKEAAKRGHRLWAGLRDGSDYAALRNVAEEHPGTIELVSLEVTDEAGVARLAERLKQEGQPVHSIINNAAVVQARGSKLEDLDLSEVQRTMDVNVYGPIRMVKHLLPLLPREGGTIVNISSASGSFEKAYGGDYPYAISKAALNLFSQQLHRLLSPKGVRVYAVHPGWLRTDMGGSQAPNEPDVPAPGILDLAEGRKPCEGPYVFVDHNGQALPI from the coding sequence ATGAATATTGTTATAACGGGAGCGAACCGCGGGCTCGGTCTAGCGCTCGTGAAGGAGGCTGCGAAGCGCGGGCACCGCCTATGGGCAGGACTTCGGGACGGGTCCGATTATGCGGCCTTGCGGAACGTGGCGGAGGAGCATCCGGGGACGATCGAGCTCGTCAGCCTGGAGGTGACGGATGAAGCCGGGGTTGCACGCCTGGCAGAACGACTTAAGCAGGAAGGGCAGCCCGTTCATTCGATTATCAATAACGCCGCGGTCGTCCAGGCGAGGGGCTCTAAGCTGGAGGACCTCGATCTCTCGGAGGTGCAGAGGACGATGGATGTGAACGTCTACGGTCCGATTCGTATGGTCAAGCACCTGCTGCCGCTACTCCCGAGGGAGGGCGGCACGATCGTGAACATCTCGTCCGCGTCGGGAAGCTTCGAGAAGGCGTACGGAGGGGATTATCCCTATGCGATTTCTAAAGCGGCGCTCAACTTGTTCTCGCAGCAGCTGCACCGCCTGCTCTCCCCCAAGGGAGTACGGGTGTACGCCGTTCACCCGGGGTGGCTGCGCACCGATATGGGCGGAAGCCAGGCGCCGAATGAACCTGACGTTCCGGCCCCGGGCATCCTCGACCTCGCGGAAGGCAGGAAGCCCTGCGAAGGTCCTTACGTTTTCGTAGACCATAACGGACAAGCTCTGCCGATCTGA